A genomic window from Arthrobacter sp. FW305-BF8 includes:
- a CDS encoding Nramp family divalent metal transporter, whose protein sequence is MAVSTLSERTAPARVWSRLLLLGPAFVAAIAYVDPGNVAANLTAGASYGYLLVWVLVAANAMAVLVQYQSAKLGLATGMSLPEILGKRLGNRRRRAYWAQAEIVAGATDMAEVIGGAVALNLLFGLPLLAGGIIIGLASMLLLSLQSNRSQKSFEVAILILLGVIAVGFVSGLFVNPPDAGSALTGLVPRFEGTDTILLAASMLGATVMPHAIYLHSALARDRHGFSENPAVRTRLIRATRFDVAGALLLAGVVNIAMLLLAASSLRGVEGTDTIAGAHAAVTSALGPAIGVVFAIGLLASGLASTSVGCYAGATIMGGLLKVRIPLLTRRVITLIPALAILGAGIEPTLALVLSQVLLSFGIPFALIPLIRLTGKREVMGIHTDSTPLKIAGWTSATLIVGLNCVLIALTALGVS, encoded by the coding sequence ATGGCTGTTTCGACCCTTTCAGAGCGCACCGCACCAGCACGGGTCTGGTCGCGCTTACTGCTGCTGGGTCCGGCGTTCGTGGCGGCCATCGCCTATGTCGACCCGGGCAACGTGGCCGCGAACCTGACCGCCGGGGCGAGCTACGGCTACCTGCTGGTGTGGGTGCTGGTGGCGGCCAACGCCATGGCTGTGCTGGTGCAGTACCAGTCCGCCAAGCTGGGCCTCGCCACTGGCATGAGCCTTCCCGAAATTCTTGGGAAGCGCCTGGGGAACCGCCGTCGGCGTGCGTACTGGGCGCAGGCGGAGATCGTGGCCGGAGCCACTGACATGGCTGAGGTGATCGGCGGGGCCGTCGCACTGAACCTGCTGTTCGGGCTTCCGCTGCTGGCTGGCGGGATCATCATCGGACTCGCGTCGATGCTGCTGCTGTCGCTGCAGTCGAACCGGAGCCAGAAGTCGTTTGAAGTGGCCATTCTGATCCTGCTCGGCGTGATCGCCGTCGGGTTCGTGTCCGGGCTGTTCGTCAACCCGCCGGACGCCGGCAGCGCACTGACCGGCCTCGTGCCGCGCTTCGAAGGAACGGACACCATCCTGCTCGCCGCGAGCATGCTCGGCGCCACCGTGATGCCGCACGCCATTTACCTGCATTCCGCCCTTGCCCGGGACCGCCACGGCTTCTCCGAGAACCCTGCCGTGAGGACCCGCCTGATCCGTGCCACCCGATTCGACGTGGCCGGCGCCCTGTTGCTGGCCGGCGTGGTCAATATCGCCATGCTGCTGCTGGCAGCCTCTAGCCTTCGCGGCGTGGAAGGGACGGACACCATCGCCGGCGCGCACGCCGCGGTGACGTCGGCACTGGGTCCGGCAATCGGCGTCGTGTTCGCCATCGGCCTGCTCGCCTCGGGCCTGGCCTCCACCTCCGTGGGCTGCTACGCCGGTGCCACCATCATGGGGGGCCTGCTGAAGGTCCGTATACCTCTGCTGACCCGCCGCGTGATCACGCTGATTCCGGCGTTGGCGATTCTGGGTGCCGGCATCGAACCGACGCTCGCCCTGGTCCTGAGCCAGGTGCTCCTCAGCTTTGGCATCCCGTTCGCCCTGATTCCGCTGATCCGGCTCACCGGCAAGCGCGAGGTCATGGGCATCCACACCGATTCGACCCCACTGAAAATCGCGGGCTGGACCAGCGCCACCCTCATCGTCGGCCTGAACTGCGTACTGATCGCCCTCACCGCGCTGGGTGTGTCCTGA